DNA from Quercus lobata isolate SW786 chromosome 1, ValleyOak3.0 Primary Assembly, whole genome shotgun sequence:
GGGTTAGACTTATGTACTTTTGTATATTATGAGATAGTTGTGTTAGACTTCTCTCATAATTGctttttgtgattttgtcacAGATTACTAAAGAGGGAGATtattagggtcatatttttgtAATCGGTTAATCTtttgataaaatgcactttacttgtaattggataaaTCTAaaatgggtttagtacttcaagaaacatgttgttcaagtcaagtattaaagacatgaagattggtccaaaaaacaagtaaataaaagttgttcattaagtctcgatagatgCCTGCTATTGAGACTTAATATGAAGCTTGATAGATAGCTCAACAGAAACTCGATCTATTAAGAACTACGATTTcaaaatttccagatctgaaatTCGGCCTGTCTTATGTATTtatgtagggtttcttttctcacaaccctaaacatatataaaacttattttaaaggccgtcataAACAGATACAAAGACCAAAAGACTTATTTTCTCTGTGTGAAGCTACTGCATTTGTACgtcatagggttttgtaattaAGTGCTTCtagatcttcattgttgatgaagtgaagaactttgtagctaaCAACATTTGTTcgagttgctggagttagtcacgcaCTTGGGATCCATGCAAAGGGTTAATCATAAATTGGGGGTTTGTGCATCAAAGGGAAAGAaagctactacaagatcaagttcaattgggtattggagtaaagGTTTAACTGTAGATTGATATTTCGGGATAGGTTagggtagttggtaagattccttatacttgtaaccgcttgattgttgattagtggatttttgggagtggtgaccttaaaatcacctggtagGGATTTTTGCCTTGCaaggttttcctcatttgtcaacaaattattgtgttcaatttattttccgctgaacttagtatttttggtgatttgttggtgccttcaATTTTGtttgcatgcaattgaacctaattaatcgacttgggtaattgaattaattaaccagggtcaagctatcttaacaCAACAAATATGACTattagaaattttgaaaatattattgttgggagatttaaaaatataactgttggaaatttgaaaaatatagccATTGGGAATgaatagagaaagaataaagaaatattaagaaaagaataaagaaatattaaagaaagaatgaagaaataatatttaaatgagatagagagcCTATTGAAAAGTGTATTTAAAATAGTAGGTAGGTAAAAGGTAAAAACAATTGTTCACACTCCAAaatgtacaaaaatttgaaaaaactgCTGGAAATGCTCTAAGCCTTTTCTTCAATTGGATAAAAACCATGGTCTTCAACAAAAACATGGAAATCCTTTTCTTACAAATCCAACCCCTTTTCTCACAAAGAATgcttttcaatctttttttaatcaactttTTCTTCACATTTTTATCGAGGAAAACTTCCCTCTTTTtacaaaaaccaagaaaacccTTTTTAagtcttttactaaaaaaatgcataaactTTGGTTTTTCAAACAATCTTGGtcatttcttaaaataaatggttCACTCTTTTTAAGTAAGTTTTCAAAGTTTCCTTACATATTTGTGCATCACTCATTTTAAGCCCTTTTAGAATTTCATCTTTTAGAGGTTTGTGCCTATGGTTCAATTTCATTGAACCAATAGGCACCAATCAAGCTAACACATTCCCCCCTCCCCTTTGGCACTAATGTTTTGGTCcattgtatttgtatatgataaatgagaaaaatggaAGATAAATTTGCTAAAAGGTGCTATCTTTATTaccctctcttttatttttatgttgcaAATATTCACATgctaaatatgtaataaataaataatcacatgttaaattatatgtattattttttggaaCGCAGTAATCTTCACATGCTATGTACATATATTCAACATCCTTTGTTTGTAAATAATTCTTTGAAATAAATATTCCCATACTAcgttataaataaataaatactcacatgtgtgtgtatgtgtgtattgtttgtacaaaacatttttaaaaacaaaatgccaAGTATCTAATTTTTTCACCAAAAAGATAACCttagaattaaaattaaaatgggaTACTTTCCTTTGGATAGGTGGTGTGGGGTACCTAACACCTTTCCCACACATAACCAAACTTCAAAGTCCAAAATCTTTGGTTGAGACTTTTGGTTTgccttaattaattaacaacCCTTAAAATTGgttttagttaattaggtaacTTTAAAAGAATTAGACAAATAGGTAACCAATCACACCTAACACAAAACCAATGATCGATGGcgactcctaaaataaaaataagaaaaagactctctctctctctctcacacacacacacacacccacctCACTGAGATTCTCAGTTTTGCCAAATTCAAAATCGATATTGATCGATACAACAACAAAATCGCAAGCAACCGATTGTGAAAGCAACAATCAGTGTGGTCAACTTTTTCGGTTCCTTACATCATCTATTTTATAAGAATCAAGAAATAAACTAGGGcaaagaaatagagaacaaaccTGAAATATAAACCCAACCAAACTAAATCCAAGCAAAAGGAGTGGGAAGCATTGACGAGTATTCTGATCTCCAAGGGACTCTCATCTAAGAGATGAAGTTTGGTAAAAGAAATAGCTAAGAGATGAgtggagagggagagagggagggGAGGGGGCAACTGAATGAGAAAGAGATGTTAGTGTTTAGACgtttagttttaaataaaactcacaAGCCCAAAACGTCATTTTGATAatagaaagttaaaaaaaatgagaactgCTCTTCAAAAGGTTAGAATATATGGAAGACACGCGCGATAACTGATAATTCCTTGGAAATCAGTAGGTTGAAAGTCTCGAGCGTTGATGATCTTAGGGCTTGATCCTGAAAAAACAAATACTAAGTCAGAGGGGACCGGTGGAGACCGGCCAAAAGTCCTCCGATGATAAAGTCAGTGAATTTGTGATTCCAAGTAAAAAGGAAGTGTTTTCTGAAAAAAAGTGTCTGAATGATCCTTACCTTCTCATCGATGAATGCTTATATAGCATATGTGAAACGGTTATCTGTTTAATAACCATTCCTATTGTCGAGGAGTCCGGAGGATtcggaggtaacttccataactgcCATGGAAGTTACCTTATTTGGACTTGTGTTCCGTAATGGTTAATGGAGAACTTGGCACATAGTAGTTCAACTCGTCCTTTACGCTCGGTGGAGATCAAAGTCGTCCAGAGTCCAACATGTTCAACccaatgaactcgtccatcctttATTAAGGACGGACGAGGCTATTAGGGATGACTTTTCCTCCTGCATTCACTTTTTCCTAATTTCCTGTAGAGCTCGTCCGTCCAAACGTTTCGAAGGACGGACAAGCTTCTCATGGGACCTCGTCCGTCCGAAGACGGACGAGGTTATCAAGGACGCTTGAGATGATcatttcatgtgtttggttcgcCCTAGTCGATCTTTCATTGGACGAGCCATATGGACGAGTTCAGGAGTTGGTGTTTTTTGTAACACCATTAATAACCACTAAGGCAATATacatttatgtaatataatttCGCTATAGTAATATATATCGGTcggttttggtttggtttggtacaattttcactaaaattaccaaacttaccaattttagttttaaaaaaatttgaatcgAACTgataaaaaactgaaaatttggaTTCGGTTTGGGTGATTTTGGTTGGTCCATTcgatttgttagtttttttgttttttttttttttttgtttttagccCTATTTTGACCTATACCTTCTTGTGGCCATTCTATTCAATATTCTTATATTACATGTAATCCTAATTTGTAGTCCtaattaaaatatcattacAATGCACTATATGTACCCTtaatttttctaggttttggcTTGGGTTGAGTGCATTGTGTTGTACATTGAACGGATGTTGTCATATGTCAgcattctattatttatttattttttttaatctctctcaacaaaataaattttatctcacacttatttaataaagattttttcgttccaaaaaaaataaaaacaaaataaaataacataggtACTTGGACTAGTCTACTATTAGATACAGATAAATCCTCTCAAAAGgtcatcaaaaaaggaaaaccaacACGGTAGCCGACTCTCTCTACCGAGGCCCCGACATTATTGATAGTAATTGAAATTCACATCTCTCGTTGCTCTCCATCTCTCCGAAACGCCAACAaagactaaaccaaaaaagaaaaaaaaaacctaaccctagatTTTGAGCACCTCGACCTCAATGGCCAGCGAATCCCATGACTCGCGTCGCAAGCACCGTCGTTCTTCTTCAGACGATGACGAAGCCGAGAAGTCATCGAAGCGCCACAAGCATcgtcaccaccaccaccgtcaCCGCCACCGTAGCAAGAAACACGACGAGGAATCCAAACCCGAGGGTGAGGATACCAATCCcactcctcttcctcttcctacTGTTGCTAACAATTCTCAGCTCGAGGACGATGTGGAGGAGGGTGAGATTCTCGAAGACGAGGGTTTCGGTGGTGGCGAGATTGCGAAGAAGAAATTCGAGTCCGACGATGAGGCTGGGGAAATCGCGGCCGTTCATGTTCGCGATGAATCTGATAAGCTAAATCTGGTGTGTTCTTGCTGATTGTCCCTATCCTTGTTTTAGTTttctttaatattattttgctttctgtttggttgctgagaaaattatggattttcaaattataattagtttttttgttttggtttttcaattcaaaaaacctAACTTTTTTAAGATTCCGAAAACAAAGTGGTATTTGAGTTGTTTAATTAGGTTTCAGACAGTGGAATTTGAAAAAATCGAAgaaaatttgattgatatttCTTCTCAGTGACCAAACAGGGGATTGTGCTATTTTGTGAATTTTGGATTTCataatgaatttgtttttatgagaGGTTGTTAGAGTGACTGAGTCAGTGTCTCATACATTATGTAAAGAACCTGCTTGCACTAGACGAACATGAGTGAATTGCAAAAGAAGTTTCCCCTAGGCGTTTCAGTGAAGACTCATGGCTTACATTTAAATTTGTAAGAGCTAGTTACATGTTTTTACTTATTTTGCATATAGCCTAattctgattttgtttttatttttataattcttttggGTATTAATTGGGTGATATGCTCTGCTAGTTTGTGCACTCAGTTTGTTATGTTCATTGCTTGCCAGGGACATTGTGCTGAGCATCGATCATCTGATCGTGAAGCTAGTCTTCACATGGAAGAGAGTGTGGGGAACAAGGGTACAAATTCAAAGACTTTTGGAGATGACAAGAGTGAAGATGATTTAATGATTAATTCCAAATTAGATAAGGAAGACAAAACATACCACCAGCACCATGAGGTTGGCTTTTTAAGAAATACATGTGTTGAACCTCAAGATGAATCTAGAGTAAACTCAAAGGGTCACGTCAATGGGGATTTGGGTCACGAGTctagaaaagaggaaaagaagtGGCTGAGGGAATCTAGGTCCCCTTCTAAAGGAATTGGTAAGCTGAAGAGTTACTATGATGATGAAAAGATTGAGGTTGAAGAAAGCATATTGAGCAATCATAGAAAGTCTTCTTCTCATAGCACAGAGGACCGTGGCGAAGTCCATACTAGGAGCAGATCTAGATCAATTGGTGCTAGGGAGAGATCTCGTTCCCGTAGCATGAGAGAAGAGGAGGCTCATTCAAAAAGAAGACGTTATCATGATTCTGATGCCTCATTATATGTTGATAAGGGCAAGTTTGAGTATGACTCTGACTATGAAAGAAAGGTTCGACGGAGTAGGGATGGACGACATGGTAGTAGAGATTTGGTAAGAGATGAGGAAAGGGACCGTAGTATTAGTCATAGTAGATATATTGGAGGAGAGGATTGGTATCGTAATCGGGCTGCACATGACAGGGAGAGGAGCATGGACAGGGATATGGATAAGGACGTGAGACGGGAAAAGGAAAGGGTTAGGGATAGTGAGATAGACAGGGCTCAGAGAAGGGACAGGGACAGGGACAGGGACAGAGGTGGGAGTAGGGACAGGGCCAGAGATATGGACAGGAAAAGGGATATGGAGCGAGATAGGAACAAGGAAAGAGAGGTGGGCAGGGATAGGAGAAGGGAGAAGGAAAGAGATAAAAACTGGGATAAAGAGGTGGATAGAGATGGGAAAAGGGAGAAGGAAAGTGATAGGAGCAGGGCTAGtgaaagagatagagataggGATAGAGAAAGGGAGAAGGATAGGGACAAAGGGAGGGAGAATGAGAGGGAGAGGAGAGATGATAGAAGTAGGAATAAGGATAGAGGTATTGTAAATGATTGGGAGAAGTATGAAAATCTTGAAGATGGCTATGACAATGGAAGATATAAACATTCTAGGCGCTCAAGACATGATGAAAAAGAATACAACCAGGATAGAACAAGAAAAAGTGATCCAGAAAAGGTTCCTAGTTTTAAGAGCAATCCATTGGAAGGATATAGAGACAAACAAAAAAGGTATTTTGAAAGAGGCTCTTCTGGCCAATCTGAACCCCCacccccctctttttttccctcttggtttaatttttttcccctttccccCCATTATATATTGATGCATATGCTTTATTTATTGGATGCAGAGATGAAGATGATCATGGAGACTACGAAGAAGCGACTGCATTGCAATTTGCTGAGCAGGAAGAGGAGGATCTCAACAGAATCAAGGAGGAGAGTCGAAGGCGAAGGCAAGCCATCCTAGAAAAATATAAGAGTCAGCAGCCACAGCAACCAAATGAACCACAGTCAGAAGAT
Protein-coding regions in this window:
- the LOC115990664 gene encoding serine/threonine-protein kinase prp4-like isoform X2, with amino-acid sequence MEESVGNKGTNSKTFGDDKSEDDLMINSKLDKEDKTYHQHHEVGFLRNTCVEPQDESRVNSKGHVNGDLGHESRKEEKKWLRESRSPSKGIGKLKSYYDDEKIEVEESILSNHRKSSSHSTEDRGEVHTRSRSRSIGARERSRSRSMREEEAHSKRRRYHDSDASLYVDKGKFEYDSDYERKVRRSRDGRHGSRDLVRDEERDRSISHSRYIGGEDWYRNRAAHDRERSMDRDMDKDVRREKERVRDSEIDRAQRRDRDRDRDRGGSRDRARDMDRKRDMERDRNKEREVGRDRRREKERDKNWDKEVDRDGKREKESDRSRASERDRDRDREREKDRDKGRENERERRDDRSRNKDRGIVNDWEKYENLEDGYDNGRYKHSRRSRHDEKEYNQDRTRKSDPEKVPSFKSNPLEGYRDKQKRDEDDHGDYEEATALQFAEQEEEDLNRIKEESRRRRQAILEKYKSQQPQQPNEPQSEDVKKDKEPAHDPDKSIAANNVVPEVGDGRNDVVDDYVAEPSFSVGKSPPQNGVAAFEKTSGAGGLGEGTPKSERSDDKFCDDIFGETPTGVRKSGKGDGLRIERSGLHDNWDDAEGYYSYRFGETLDGRYEVIAAHGKGVFSTVVRAKNLKAGNGEPEEVAIKIIRSNDTMYKTGLEELVILKKLVGADPDDKRHCVRFLSSFKYRNHLCLVFESLHMNLREVLKKFGRNIGLKLTAVRAYAKQLFIALKHLRNCGVLHCDIKPDNMLVNEAKNVLKLCDFGNAMFAGKNEITPYLVSRFYRAPEIILGLTYDHPMDMWSVGCCLYELYTGKVLFPGPTNNDMLRLHMELKGPFPKKMLRKGAFTDQHFDHDLNFHATEEDPVTKKTIKRMIFNIKPKDIGSIVVGSPGEDPKMLANFKDLLEKVFVLDPDKRMTVSQALTHPFITGK
- the LOC115990664 gene encoding serine/threonine-protein kinase prpf4B-like isoform X1; this translates as MASESHDSRRKHRRSSSDDDEAEKSSKRHKHRHHHHRHRHRSKKHDEESKPEGEDTNPTPLPLPTVANNSQLEDDVEEGEILEDEGFGGGEIAKKKFESDDEAGEIAAVHVRDESDKLNLGHCAEHRSSDREASLHMEESVGNKGTNSKTFGDDKSEDDLMINSKLDKEDKTYHQHHEVGFLRNTCVEPQDESRVNSKGHVNGDLGHESRKEEKKWLRESRSPSKGIGKLKSYYDDEKIEVEESILSNHRKSSSHSTEDRGEVHTRSRSRSIGARERSRSRSMREEEAHSKRRRYHDSDASLYVDKGKFEYDSDYERKVRRSRDGRHGSRDLVRDEERDRSISHSRYIGGEDWYRNRAAHDRERSMDRDMDKDVRREKERVRDSEIDRAQRRDRDRDRDRGGSRDRARDMDRKRDMERDRNKEREVGRDRRREKERDKNWDKEVDRDGKREKESDRSRASERDRDRDREREKDRDKGRENERERRDDRSRNKDRGIVNDWEKYENLEDGYDNGRYKHSRRSRHDEKEYNQDRTRKSDPEKVPSFKSNPLEGYRDKQKRDEDDHGDYEEATALQFAEQEEEDLNRIKEESRRRRQAILEKYKSQQPQQPNEPQSEDVKKDKEPAHDPDKSIAANNVVPEVGDGRNDVVDDYVAEPSFSVGKSPPQNGVAAFEKTSGAGGLGEGTPKSERSDDKFCDDIFGETPTGVRKSGKGDGLRIERSGLHDNWDDAEGYYSYRFGETLDGRYEVIAAHGKGVFSTVVRAKNLKAGNGEPEEVAIKIIRSNDTMYKTGLEELVILKKLVGADPDDKRHCVRFLSSFKYRNHLCLVFESLHMNLREVLKKFGRNIGLKLTAVRAYAKQLFIALKHLRNCGVLHCDIKPDNMLVNEAKNVLKLCDFGNAMFAGKNEITPYLVSRFYRAPEIILGLTYDHPMDMWSVGCCLYELYTGKVLFPGPTNNDMLRLHMELKGPFPKKMLRKGAFTDQHFDHDLNFHATEEDPVTKKTIKRMIFNIKPKDIGSIVVGSPGEDPKMLANFKDLLEKVFVLDPDKRMTVSQALTHPFITGK